DNA sequence from the Acidobacteriota bacterium genome:
GCCCTTGCCGCCGCCACCGTGAACCGCCTTGAGCATCACCGGGAAACCGATCGATTCGGCCACCTCGAGCGCCGTATCGGCATCGGTGAGGATGCCTTCGCTGCCCGGCACGACCGGCACACCGACCTGCACCGCGGTCTGGATCGCGTTCGATTTGTTGCCCATCCGCCGCATCGCTTCGCCGGTCGGGCCGATGAAGTTCAGGCCGTGGCTTCGGCACAGATCCGCGAACGAAGCGCTCTCGGACAGGAACCCGATTCCCGGATGCAGGGCGTCGGCTTCCTCCCGCTCGGCAATCCGGATCACCGAGAGGGCGTTCAGATAGCTCTCGTCGGGCGTACTGCCGCCGATACAGACCAGTCTGTCCCTCTGCCGCAACATCGCTGCCGCCGGCGACTCGACATCCGGATCCGACTGGACGAGGACGACTTCGACGCCGGCTCTCTGGGCGACGCGAACCAGCTTCACGGCGGTACAGCCCCGGGCATGAATCAGGGCCCGCCGCACCGGCCGCGGCGACACGCTCGGCGCCGGGTCGGTGACCTCCGCCTCACGGCGACGGCGACGCGCCGACAGGAACTCGACACGCCGCTCCTCTTCGAGCAGACGCCCCAGGACGTCCTCGACCGTCTCCTCCGGCACCGGAATCTGCGAGTCGACCTGGCGGAGCTGATCGTCCAGGTCATCACAGAAGGGATGCTGGACGAGGCCCTGCATCGAACCCTCGACCTCGAGCAGGTAGTTCGACAGCGTCGAGGCCATCGGCAAGTGGGACGGAACGACGATCTGGCCGGCGAACGGCATGTTCGTGCCCGAGAAGTAGTAGGTCTGGACCAGGGGGTGGGTGACCAGGCTCGCCTGGGCGCCGCCGGTGCAGTCCCCGTAGCCGAAACAGATCACGGGCAGGTCGTTGTCGCGCACGAACCGGGTCAGCCGATCGTTGACGATCGACATCGAGAACAGGGCGCCGGCGCCCTCCTTCGTCAACATGCCTCCCGACGAAATGAAACACACCACCGGCAGCCGCTCCTCCGCGCAGCGCAGCAGCAGCTTGCAGAACTTCTCGGAGCTCGCCATGTCGAAGGAGCCCGCCTGGAAAGCCAGGTTGGAGACCAGGACGCCGACCCTGCCGCCGGCCGGAACGCCTTCCCCGTCGCCGGCCGCGCCGGTTCTGATCCGGGCCAGGCCGGCCACCGTTCCACACGGGGTCACTCCCTGTTTGAGCGCCCGCTCGATCGAGACCCGGAGCCCCGGGAAGCCCACCGGATCCGCGGTCATCCGGTCCGGTTCGATCTCCTGTACGTCGGTGAAGAACCGGTCCAGAATCGCCTGAGGTCGCCGGGGAGTCCGCCGCTTCTGCTCGCTCAGCACGTCTTCGAGAAGCAGGTCGCGATAGGCCGCGTCGAGGCGGTTCCAGAAGTCCTTGATGCCGATGTTGCGGGGGGAGATGCGGCCGTCGTACGCGCGGATCCCCTGCTCGTCTTCGTAGAAGTTCGGCAGCAGACGCTCGAACAGGAACGTGACCAGCCCGAACAGCGGCTCGGAGATGCGCGGCATCTGCAGCCGCTTCCACTCGGCCACCGACTTGAGCAGCCGGCCGCGGCGTGGATGCCTCGAGAAGTGGCGCAACCACGAACGGAACTGCCGGCGAAGCCGCGCCTCCGCCTCGGCGGCCACCTCCGCCTCGAGTCCGGCCGTCAACTCGCCCAGCGCCGCGTTCAGCGAGTGGCGCAGCAACAGGTGGACCGACTCGCGGGCGATCACGTTCTCCCGGCGGGCCTCGCTGGCGATCTCCCGCAGGTGCAGGAAGATGTGATCGTAGAGGCGGTCGAAACAGATGAAGTTCTCGCATTCGCGCCGGAACAGCCGCAAGAGCTGCGGCTGGAGGATCACGTCGAGCACATTGAGATCCGCCGCATCCGGAGCGAGGCCTTCACTGGCGACGGGTTCCGACTCCGCGACGTCCTCCGCCTCGACCGCGCGCATGACGTCCAGCAGCCGGCCGAAGTTGTCCTCCGCCGCGTCCTTCCACTGGTTGTACAGGTGGAAGCCGAACTCGAGCAGCAGCTCGGCGCGGGCACGGTTCAGGTGGTACTCGCGGCTGCCAAGCAGGAAGGACGCCAGTCGGCCCCGCCCCTCGTGGAGCGAGTCTCGGGCCGCGGCGTAGCGCTTGTACGTTCGGCTCAGCACGTCGTCGTAGCGCACCGCGAGCGGGTTCTCGAACCAGCGCTCGAAGGATGCCCGGCGCTGCCGCTCGCGGCGCGCCCGGGCTGCCCCGGCCGGGACCTCGGCCGCAGCCAAGCGACCGTAGCTGGACATGGTCGTCGAACTCAGGCGCCGTCGGAGTCCCAGATAGCGCAGGTAGCGGAAGGCGATGCCGAAGACGTTCACCTGCTCCGCCGGACTCCGCAGCCGCGAGAGAGGCGCAACCTCCTGGAGCGCCGTAAGGCTCAGGGACGGATCAACGTAGCGTTGCGTGTTGCGGCGGTAGTGCTCGAAGACCGCCGGCTCATCGCGCACGAAGGTCTTCGCCCGCTGCTCGACGACCGCGATCGACGAAGTCACCGCCGCCTCGAAACACGCCAGCCGATCGCCACCCTCGCCGGGAACGAAGTCCACGACTCCGTCCAGATACCCCTGGTCGTAGAGCTCGTAGGCCGAAACACCGACGGCCTTGGCGCACTCCTCCCAGGACAGGTCGTACCGGCGCACGATGTTCGCCAGGCCACGCGGCTGAATCGTGTTGAACACTCCGTCGCGCACCGACAGCAGCACGTTCGTCGTGGCCAGGGGGATCGCACCGCCGGAGTAGCCGTTGCCGAGCACGATGCCGA
Encoded proteins:
- a CDS encoding ATP-grasp domain-containing protein encodes the protein MTILLQSQAAPGGGAVDPLFRDAEQRAQSFSLVPGPQESHLAGRAGGIAGLISRRRIRRTLKRLAALEVDEYIRRTVAPAEDPGRVGAGEVLLATSWDLIEESHHGPLYAAVFETEIEGWRRRFGVLAQERSVQNGVWMPEHHLLAVDVVRSYAGRNLPIVALMDTPGADAGEAANRGNQAHSISRLIAEMAQLHAPTVGIVLGNGYSGGAIPLATTNVLLSVRDGVFNTIQPRGLANIVRRYDLSWEECAKAVGVSAYELYDQGYLDGVVDFVPGEGGDRLACFEAAVTSSIAVVEQRAKTFVRDEPAVFEHYRRNTQRYVDPSLSLTALQEVAPLSRLRSPAEQVNVFGIAFRYLRYLGLRRRLSSTTMSSYGRLAAAEVPAGAARARRERQRRASFERWFENPLAVRYDDVLSRTYKRYAAARDSLHEGRGRLASFLLGSREYHLNRARAELLLEFGFHLYNQWKDAAEDNFGRLLDVMRAVEAEDVAESEPVASEGLAPDAADLNVLDVILQPQLLRLFRRECENFICFDRLYDHIFLHLREIASEARRENVIARESVHLLLRHSLNAALGELTAGLEAEVAAEAEARLRRQFRSWLRHFSRHPRRGRLLKSVAEWKRLQMPRISEPLFGLVTFLFERLLPNFYEDEQGIRAYDGRISPRNIGIKDFWNRLDAAYRDLLLEDVLSEQKRRTPRRPQAILDRFFTDVQEIEPDRMTADPVGFPGLRVSIERALKQGVTPCGTVAGLARIRTGAAGDGEGVPAGGRVGVLVSNLAFQAGSFDMASSEKFCKLLLRCAEERLPVVCFISSGGMLTKEGAGALFSMSIVNDRLTRFVRDNDLPVICFGYGDCTGGAQASLVTHPLVQTYYFSGTNMPFAGQIVVPSHLPMASTLSNYLLEVEGSMQGLVQHPFCDDLDDQLRQVDSQIPVPEETVEDVLGRLLEEERRVEFLSARRRRREAEVTDPAPSVSPRPVRRALIHARGCTAVKLVRVAQRAGVEVVLVQSDPDVESPAAAMLRQRDRLVCIGGSTPDESYLNALSVIRIAEREEADALHPGIGFLSESASFADLCRSHGLNFIGPTGEAMRRMGNKSNAIQTAVQVGVPVVPGSEGILTDADTALEVAESIGFPVMLKAVHGGGGKGIRRVDRAEDFREAFAEIRIEAESSFGNADCYLEKCVVSLRHVEVQVLCDQHGSVNVLGLRDCSVQRNNQKLIEESGSTALPEVLREESFRSARSIARKIGYVGAGTVEFIYDLEEQKLYFMEMNTRLQVEHPVTEATSGVDIVRAQFEIAGGARIKDPPATEDGYAMEVRINAERVVVTPDGIDLLPSPGTVSRCEFPARPDIDVLSAINSGTVVSPYYDSLVAQVVCHGKDRADTIARMRSYLDQVAIEGVCTNLPLLRRVLDDEQFRAGDYDTRYLPGFLSRVDAGELVREVERSAGVSATMDRAEIEIEGSDELKVQAPSGGLFYAAASPNDPPFIRVGDVLGTDKTLCLIEAMKLFRPVSLSSIDAGGELFDRDARYEVMRVNAANGQVVNQGDLLFVVRPVADG